The Chloroflexota bacterium genome contains the following window.
GCAGCAGCTCCTCGAAGATATAGCCCATCTCGTGGTTGGTCACGGCCCCCGGACTTAAATCCACCTCGGTGAACTTTTCCACCAGCATATAGAGCAAATCATTCTTGACCAGTTTGGCGATGATCTTCTCCAACTGGAAATTCTCGATGATTTCGCGCACATTCTGGCTGTAACTGTTGAGATAATTGTTGAAATTGAGTTCGATGCTCTTGGCATCCTGAGTCAGGCGGCGCAGATCGTAGAAGGAGTGATTGTAGAAATTCAACCCCCCGGCGGCCTGACGCAGCACCGGCACAAGCTGCCCCTCATCCAGCGCGCCGCNNNNNNNNNNTACTGCGCGATGACGGCGTCCTTATGGGCTTCCAGCACCGAATCCAGGCGGCGCAAAACCACGAAGGGCAAAATTACATCGCCGTATTCATGGGCTTTGAAGGCCCCGCGTAAAATATCATCGGCGACCTGCCAGATAAAATTGGCTTTTTCTGTGAAGTTGTTGCTCATTGAAAGTAATCCCCGAATTTGCTGTGTTGTGGTCAGGCCATTGGCCCGGTTAGGTTCGTTTTGAGTATATCATAACGCACGGGTAGACCGTTGGCATGGATATGTGAGCCTGTCTGAAACCTTTTGGGCTTCAGATACGATCCAATTGCCGCCAACTAACAAATGTCCCCGCGCTGGTTTGCATGGATTGTTCACCGCCATAGACGACATAGCCCGCATCTTTAGGCATATTCGCCAGTTGACGCCAGTATTTGAGATTATCAAAATAACTCCCGGAGATGGTTTTGCCAGATTTGATCTCGACCGGCACAATCGTTTCCCCTTCTACCAGCAGACAATCAATTTCTTTACCGCGGCTGTCCTGCCAGAAATAGAGGGAGCCTCGCTCACCGCGGTGAAAACTGCGCTTGATGAATTCATTGATCATCAGGTTCTCGAACAGCGCGCCTTTCATGTAGTGTAAGCTAACCTGGCGCTCTTCCCGGATACCCAACAACGAACAGACCACACCGGTATCGTAAAAATAGAGCTTGGGCGACTTTACCAACCGTTTATTGAAATTTTTGTGATAAGGCGGCAGGCGGTAAAGGATGTAGGATGCCTCCAAAATGGA
Protein-coding sequences here:
- a CDS encoding SAM-dependent DNA methyltransferase, producing the protein MPVLRQAAGGLNFYNHSFYDLRRLTQDAKSIELNFNNYLNSYSQNVREIIENFQLEKIIAKLVKNDLLYMLVEKFTEVDLSPGAVTNHEMGYIFEELL